The DNA window GACCGCGTCTGAACCACCCCAAGAACAACAAGGAGAGAACCCATGTTCTACCGCGAAAACGGCCAGTTCAAGACCAGCTACCGGGCCGACCAGCAGATTTTCCCGATCGCCCAGGACCGCATTGCCCTCGCCCTGCTGCTGGCCGTGGCCTTCCTGGTGGTGCCCATGCTGGCCAGCGATTATTTCTACCGCGCCATCCTGATTCCGCTGGTCATCATGTCGATGGCGGCGCTGGGCGTGAACATCCTTGTGGGCTACTGTGGCCAGATCTCGCTGGGTTCGGGCGCCTTCATGGCCGTGGGCGCTTACGGGGCCTTCAACTTCTTCGTGCGTTTCCCCGGCATGCCCTTGATTCCAGCGCTGATCCTGGGCGGCCTGTGCGCCACCTTCTTCGGCATTCTGTTCGGGCTGCCCAGCCTGCGCGTCAAAGGCCTGTACCTGGCCGTGGCCACGCTGGCCGCGCAGTTTTTCAGTGACTGGATGTTCCTGCGCATCAAGTGGTTCACCAACAACTCGGACTCGGGCTCGGTGTCAGTGAATAACCTGCAGGTTCTGGGCATGTCCATCGACAGCGCTGTGAGCAAGTACCTCTTCTGCCTGACACTGCTGGTCATCGTGGCCCTGCTGGCCAAGAACCTGGTGCGCGGCGCCATTGGCCGCGAGTGGATGGCTATCCGCGACATGGACGTAGCCGCCGCCGTGATCGGCATCCGCCCGATGTACGCAAAGCTCAGCGCCTTCGCCGTCAGCTCCTTCATCATCGGCATGGCCGGCGCGCTGTGGGCCTTTGTGCACCTGAGCGCGTGGGAACCAGCAGCCTTCTCGGTGGAAATTTCGTTCCGCCTGCTGTTCATGGTGATCATCGGCGGCATGGGCTCCATCATGGGCGCATTCTTTGGCGCGACCTTCATCGTGGTGCTGCCCATCTTCCTCAACCAGTTTCTCCCGGCACTGGCTGGCCTGTTCGGGTTCGAGATTTCCACGGCGGCCGTTTCGCACGCCGAACTGATGATCTTTGGCGCCCTGATCGTCTGGTTCCTGATCGTCGAACCCCATGGCTTGGCCAAGCTGTGGTCCATCGGCAAGCAAAAACTCCGCCTCTGGCCGTTCCCGCATTGAGGGCTGCTGCAGGAAACCACTTACACGCTATTCCTGATACCGACAGCCCTGATAGGGGCGTCCACTACGCAACTGGTATTTCCCCCGTGCTTCAACACTTTCATTCAAAGGAGACATCCATGAAGCTTTCGAAAATCGTGATTGCCGCTACTGTCGTGGTCGCAGGTGCAGCGTCGCTGTCCACCAGCGCGCTGGCGCAGGCCAAGGAGCAGTTCTTCCCGCTGCTGTCTTACCGCACCGGCCCCTACGCACCCAACGGCACGCCCTGGGCCAACGGCAAGCAGGACTATCTCAAGATGATCAATGCCCGCGACGGCGGCATCAACGGTGTCAAGCTCACATTTGAAGAGTGCGAAACCGGCTATGCCACGGACCGCGGCGTGGAATGCTACGAACGCCTCAAGAGCAAGCCCGGCGTGGCCCTGTTCGACCCGCAAGCCACCGGTATCACCTTTGCACTGACCGAAAAGGCCCCTGTGGACAAGATCCCGCTGATGACGCTGGGATATGGCCTGTCGGTGGCGCAGGACGGTATGGCCTTCAAGTGGAACTTCCCGTTGATGGGCAGCTACTGGACCGGCGCCGACATTCTGATCCAGCACATCGGCAAGGGCCTGGGCGGCATGGACAAGCTCAAGGGCAAGAAGATTGCGCTGGTGTACCACGACAGCCCGTTCGGCAAGGAACCCATCCCGCTGCTGCAGGAGCGCTCCAAGATGCACGGTTTTGAGCTGCAGATGCTGCCCGTGACGGCCCCCGGTGTGGAGCAAAAGGCCACCTGGCTGCAGGTGCGCCAGAGCCGACCCGACTATGTGCTGCTCTGGGGCTGGGGGGTGATGAATTCGACCGCCCTGAAGGAAGCGCAAGCCACTGGTTTCCCGCGCGAAAAAATGTACGGCGTGTGGTGGGCCGGTGCCGAGCCTGACGTGCGCGACGTGGGCGAAGGCGCCAAGGGCTACCACGCTCTGGCGCTGAACGGTTCGGGCACGCAGCCCAAGGTGATCCAGGACATTCTCAAAAACGTGCACGACAAGGGACAGGGCACAGGGCCCAAGGATGAGGTGGGTTCGGTGCTGTACACCCGGGGCGTGATCATCCAGATGCTGGGTGTGGAAGGTGTGCGCCGTGCGCAGGAGCGCTTTGGCAAGGGCAAGGTCATGACCGGTGAGCAAGTGCGCTGGGGCCTGGAGAACCTGGCCCTCGACCAGAAAAAGCTCGATGCCATGGGCTTTAACGGTGTGATGCGCCCGCTGTCCACGAGCTGTGCCGACCACATGGGCTCGACCTGGGCCCGTGTGCAGACCTGGGACGGCAAGAAGTGGGACATCGGCGCCGACTGGTACCAGGCCGATGAGCAGATTCTCAAGCCCATGGTCAAGGCAGGTTCTGAAAAGTACATGTCCGACAAGAAGCTGACACGCCGCGATACGGCCGATTGCCAGTCTTGATTCGGTTCATCCCCCTGAGGCGCTTTCGCGCCTTCCCCCTTCTCTCGAATCGCTGCGCGATTCGGGAAGGGGGACGCCACCGGCGCGGCGGGGCGGCCCTTGCGCGGTGGCCCTGGCCTGGGCCGTGTCCGCTCAACGGCTGATTACGTAGCGGTTGCCCTCGGGCAGCCGCCAATCGAAAGGGTTGCCAACTCAACCCTTTCGATTGGCAAAGCGAAGGCAACACAATGGACTCCAAAAACATCGTTCTGAACGTCAACGGCATCGAGGTCATCTACAACCACGTGATCCTTGTGCTCAAGGGTGTCTCGCTGCAGGTGCCCGAGGGCAGCATCGTGGCCATCCTGGGCGGCAATGGTGCCGGCAAGACCACCACGCTGCGCGCCATCTCGAACCTGCTCAAGGGTGAACGGGGAGAAGTCACCAAGGGCAACATCGATCTGCGCGGCGAACGCATCGAGAACCTCTCGCCGGCCGATCTGGTCAAGCGCGGCGTGGTGCAGGTGATGGAAGGGCGCCACTGCTTTGCCCACCTCACCATCGAGGAAAACCTTCTGACCGGCTCCTACACGCGCTCGAGCAAGGCGGAGATCGCTGCCAACCTGGAGAAGGTCTACAACTACTTCCCGCGCCTCAAGACACGCCGCACCTCTCAGGCGGCCTACACCTCGGGGGGCGAGCAGCAGATGTGCGCCATTGGCCGCGCCCTGATGACCAACCCCAGCATGGTGCTGCTGGATGAGCCCTCCATGGGCCTTGCGCCGCAGATCGTCGAAGAGGTGTTCAACATCGTCAAGGATCTGAACACCAAGGAAAAGGTCACCTTCCTGCTGGCCGAGCAGAACACCAACATGGCCCTGAAGTATTCCGACTATGGATACATCATGGAATCGGGCCGCATCGTGATGGACGGCGTCTCTTCCGACCTGGCCAACAACGAAGACGTCAAGGAGTTCTACCTGGGCGTCGGCGGCGGCGAGCGCAAGAGTTTCAAGGACGTCAAGAGCTACAAGCGCCGCAAGCGCTGGCTGGCCTAAAGCCATAGGGGCCCATGGGCTCTTCAACCACCAAAGGGCGGCCCGGCATCGATCGGATCGCCGTGTCCGCAGCTCCCGCACGAATTTGCACCGCACTGGAACTTCCATGACCTCTTTCTACGACGCGCTGGAAACGCGCACACCAGCCGAACGCGAAGCAGCCCACATGGCGGCGCTGCCTGTGCAGGTAGCCCATGCGCGCGCGCACTCGCCGGCCTTCGCCGCGATCCTGGCCGATGTGGATCCCACCTTGGTGACCAGCCGTGCCGCTCTGGCCCGCCTGCCGGTCACCCGCAAGCATGAGCTGCTCGAGCGCCAACAGGCAGAGCGCTCGCACAATGTGTTTGGGGGGTTTGCCACGGTCGGCTTTGGTGCTGCTATGCCGCGCGTCTTCGCGAGCCCCGGCCCCATTTATGAGCCCGAGGGAACCCGCCGCGATTACTGGCGCATGGCGCGGGCCTTGAATGCAGCCGGTTTTAAGGCGGGCGAACTCATCCACAACTGCTTTTCTTACCACTTCGTTCCCGCGGGTTCGATGATGGAAAGTGGCGCCCATGCCCTGGGCTGCACCGTTTTCCCCGGCGGCACGGGCCAGACCGAGCAGCAGGTGCAAGCCATGGCCGATTTGCGTCCTGCCGGTTATATCGGCACGCCCAGCTTCCTCAAGCTCATTGTCGAGAAGGCACTGGACATGCAGGTGCCGCTGCCCAGCATCACCAAGGCATTGCTCTCGGCCGAGGCCTTCCCGCCGTCGCTGCGCGACTGGTTTGCCGAGCGCGGCATCACCGGCTACCAGTGCTACGGCACCGCAGACCTGGGTCTGATTGCCTACGAAACAGCCGCGCGTGAAGGCCTGGTAATGGACGAAAACGTGATCGTTGAGATCGTACGACCCGGCACCGGCGACCCGGTGCCCGAGGGCGAGGTGGGCGAACTCGTCATCACCACACTGAACACCGACTACCCACTGATCCGCTTTGGCACGGGCGACCTCTCGGCCATCTTGCCCGGCACCTGCCCCACTGGTCGCACCAACACGCGCATCAAGGGCTGGATGGGCCGTGCCGACCAGACCACCAAAGTACGCGGCCTGTTCGTGCATCCGGGCCAGGTCGCCCTGATCACCAGCCGCTTCCCGCAGGTGTTGCGTGCACGCCTGGTGGTGCGCGGCGAAATGGCGAACGACCAGATGGTGCTGCAAGTGGAAACCACCGAAACCACTGGGGGCCTCGCACCCCGGCTGCAGGATGCCATCCGAGAAGTGACCAAGCTGCGGGGCGAGGTGGAACTGGTCGCCCCGGGCACCCTGCCCAACGACGGCAAGGTGATCGAGGACGCGCGCAGCTACCGCTGATACGGATTTTCCGGGCTACGCTCCCCAAACCACGTCCTGCCCCTCGGCAGCGCTGCGGCGCAGCATGTCGATAAAGGGCGCGGCCCGCTGGCGCAGCGTGACCGTATCCTGCTCCGCGTCACCGGATTCTGTCTCCTTGGCCTCGTCGGCCTGGGCCGCTTCGGCCCTGCGGCGTTCATCGGCTGCCACGGCGGCCTCCAGCGCCGCTATAGCCGAAGGAATCTGCGCGGCCGTCACGATGCCCTGGCGTGCTGGCTCCCTGCCCATGGCCTGCAGCAGGCGCCGCCCGTGCGGCTCCAGCAGGATCAGATCGGCCGTGGCGCGGGATTTGAATTTGTAGAGCATGGCACTTCCTTGGAATACATGTAGTCGCGGGTGAACGGGTACGCCGATTGTGCACCGGGCAAGGCGCCCGCCTGCGCTCCGCCGTCGGGCCGCGCCGCGAGGATCTGGTGCAGGGAGATCCAGCCGCGCTCGAAGCCCAGCGCACTGCCCGCCAGGTACAGGCGGTAGGCGCGCAGCGCCTGGGCGGCCTCCACGGGGCCGGCTTGCGCCTCCAGCACCTGCTGCGCTCGAGGCAGCACTGCCTCGAGCGCATCCGACCAGGCCCAGAGCGTGCGCGCGTAGTGGGGACGCAGGTTTTCAGTGTCCACCATCTCCAGGCCCGAGCGGGCCAGGTCGTGCAGCACCGTGCTCACGTGCAGCAACTCACCGCCCGGGAAGATGTACTCCTCGATGAAATCGCCCATGCCAGCGCCCAGCTCCGTGTTGTCCACTCCTGCGGCGGTGATGCCATGGTTCAGCAGCAGCCCGCCGGGCCGCAGCAGACCGTGCAGGGTACCGAAGTAGCGCGGCATCTGCGCCCGCCCGACATGCTCGAACATACCGACGGACGCAATCCGGTCGAACGGTTCGAGGTCCTCCATCTGGCGGAAGTCGCACAGCTGCATGCGCACACGCGATTGCAGGCCGCACTCGGCGATGCGGCGCTGCGCATGGGCGTGCTGATTGCGCGACAGCGTGATGCCGGTGGCATCGGCACCGTAATGCTCGGCCGCCCACAGCAGCAGCCCGCCCCAGCCCGCACCCACGTCGAGCAGGCGGTCCCCGGGGCGCAGCCGCAGCTTGCGGCAGATGTGGTCGAGCTTGGCCTCCTGCGCCTGCGCGAGCGTGAGGTCCGGCGTGCGGTAGTAGGCGCACGAGTACACACGCAGCGGATCAAGCCAGAGCGCGAAGAAATCGTCCGACAGGTCGTAGTGGAACCGCACATAGCGCGTATCGCGCACGACCGTGTGCACCACCAGGGACCGGGCCCGGGCCATGGCGCGCGTCCACCAGCCGGTGTGGTCGTGTGCAGGGTCGTGCACCACCAGCCCGGCGGCTGCGGCCATCAGTGCGCGCATACTGCCCTCCATCTCCACGCGGCCTTCCACGATGGCCGCGCCCACATCACCCACCTGCCCGCCCGCCAGGGCGGCGAGCGTCAGCCGGTCCGCGAAGCGCAGGCGGACATCGGCGTCCTGGCTGCCCAACCGCTGCCCGCCCGGCAGTTCGAGCGCCAGGCGGACTGGCAGACGGTGCAGCCGCTCTTCGAGGTTGTGCAGCAGATGTGGCATGGTCTGCCATTCTTGTCCCGCTGGCCGCCCACCGTCAACACGGCGGGCAGCCCTGGCACCGGGGCTACGCCCCCAGCGTGCCCGGACCCAGCCGCGCAGGTGGTGCCATGGGCCGGCCCCGCAACTCCGGCAAGGCGGGGACGAAAGTCCTCAGGAATGGGCCTTGCCGACCGACAGGCCCGCCCGCGTGCGCAGCAGCCACTGGCCAAGGGCGCCGCCATACAGGATGAAGGCCAGCGCCGCGCCGATCAGCGGTAGCGCCGCGAACACCCAGCCCGTGAGACGCTCGCCGCCCAGAGCCACGCCCACCAGCAGCGCCACGGCCGGGTTCACGAACGAATAGCTGCCCGCCACGGCGGCCGAGGTGTTTTGCAACAGCCACAGGTAGGCATTGAGCGCCACCAGCGTTCCCATGGCCAGCAGATAGACCCAGGCCATCCACGAGCGTGCGCTCACATGGGCGAGCTGCTGCACCGGCTCAAACCACAGCGCCACCACCAGCCCCATCGCACCGCCTACCAGCCACTGCGCCGCCGACGCCATGGCGGGTGGCGGGAGCGACAGCCTGCGCGACGCATACGAGCCGAGGCTCCAGCACAGCGGCGCGCCAAAAGCCAACAGCGCGCCCCAGCCGGAGGTTGAGAAATCGCCCTCCAGCGCCAGCAGCAATGCCCCCACCACGCCCAGCGCCAGCCCGGCCCAGCTGGTGGCAGGCACTTTTTCACCCCCCCAGTGCGTCCACAAAGCCAGCCACATGGGCATGGTGGTGACCACGGTGGCCATCAGGCCGGAACCGATGCCCATTTTTTGCGCAAAGCCAATGCAGTTCATGGCCAGGAAGACCATCAACCCACCCACCACGGCACTGCTGCGCCACTGCGCCCGCGTGGGCAGCGTATGTCCTTGTGCCAGGGCCACCAGCAGCATCACCCCCCCGGCACACAGGAAGCGCGCCGCATTCATCAGCAGCGGCGGCATGGTTTCTAGAGCAATGCCCATGGCAAAGTAAGTGGTTCCCCACACGACATAGACCAGCAGCAGCGCCACGGCCAAAGCCATACCCCGCCGGCTGGCGGCTTGCATATTGAAAATAGACGTCATATTCTCTGCTTTACCGAAAATTTGTTTGAAATTTTGTCAATTTCTGAATTTTTACCGAATACACCCCATGACGCAAGCAAATATTCAGATAGATGACGTTGACTCCAGAATTATTTCGGCCTTAGCGGCAGACGGCCGTCGTTCCTATGCCGACATTGGTGCCGAGGTGGGGCTATCCACCGCTGCCGTGCACGAGCGGGTGAAAAAAATGCTGGAAAAAGGCGTAATCCGCCGTTTTTCCATCAGCGTGGACCCGGACCGCGTAGGGCTGAACTTCACCGCCTTCGTGGCGATCCGCAACGATGGCGGCATCCACTGCCGCGACGTGGCACCGCGCCTGCTGGCCATGCCACAAGTGGAAGAGCTGCACAGCGTGGCAGGCGAATACGATTTTTTGGCCAAAATCCGCACCACCCATGCGCGTGCGCTCGAGGATGTGATCTACCAGATCAAGGCCATCCAGGGCGTGGCCCGCACGACCAGCACCGTCGTGCTGAACACCGAATTTGAAGACCGCCCGCTGGATCTGGGCTGGCTGGCCAAACCGACTGAACCATGAGCACCATCACCATCTACCACAACCCCCGCTGCAGCAATTCCCGCAGCGCGCTGGCCCTGATCCGCAGCCACGGCATCGAGCCCGAGGTCATCGAATACCTGCGCCACCCGCCCAGCCGTGAAACCTTGTTGGCCCTGGTGGCCGCCAGCGGCGGGCCAGTGATCGACCTGGTGCGCAGCAAGGAAGCCGCATTCACCGAACTGCACCTGGACCAGCCCGGCGTGACCGATGCCCAACTCATCGAAGCGATGCTACAGCACCCCGTACTGATCAACCGCCCCATCGTCGTCTCACCCCGGGGAACGCGGCTGTGCCGCCCGCCGGAGCAGGTGCTCGACCTCCTGCCGCCCGCCACCCCGGGCGCTTAAGCTGCCCTTCTAGAGCGTGACGCAGGACCGGCCATGACCGCCCACCCACAGCGCTGGGCCGTGGCATGCCTGGGAACCACCCAGACCCTGGCCTGGGCTTCGTCGTACTACCTGCCCGCCATGTTGGCGGCCCCCATGGCACGCGACCTGGGGGTCAGTACACCGACGGTCTTTGCAGCGTTCTCGCTGGCGCTCGTCGTCTCGGCGCTATTGGGCCCGCTGGCGGGCCACGCAATTGACCGGCATGGCGGCCGCCCGGTGCTGCTGGCTACCAACATGGTGTTTGCGCTGGCGCTGGCAGCCCTGGCGCTGGCACAGGGCCCCGTCACCCTGTTTGCAGCCTGGGCGCTGATGGGCATCGCCATGGCACACCCGCTGGGCGCCTTGCTGCTGGTCACGCTGGGCGGGCCTGCGGCGGCGGTTTTCACCGCGCTGCATGGCGCGGGCAATGGCATTCTGACCATTGCCAAGGGCACCCTGCCGCTGGCACTCTTTGGGCCTGCGGGCTATGGCATGCGCCAAGGCTGGCTCATGGCACCAGCGCGCGTGGCGCAGGCTTTTGCCCCACTGCTGTTTGGCCTGCTGCTCGACCGTGCAGGCGCTTCGGCCATCCTGCTGACCGGAGCGCTGGGGCTGACGGTGGTGCTGGCCCTGTGGGCGCTCAAGCGCTCGCCCCCTTGATTTTTACCGACCGATGCCCCTTTCACACCTTGCCCGTTTTTGCGTCTACAGGCCCCTCGCCTTTGCGGGGTTTTTCGTCCTGGCAGGCTGCGCGCATGGCGACAGTGCATTGGCGTACTACTGGCAGTCCGTGCGCGGCCATGTCCAGATCATGCAGGCCGCTCAGCCGCTGGAGGCCTGGATCGCGCGCGACGACCTGGCCCCGGCCCTGCGCGAGCGCCTGCGCCTGGCACAACGTGCCCGGGACTTTGCCGTGACGGAACTGGCCATGCCCGACAACGACAGCTACCGCCGCTACGCCGACCTGCAACGACCAGCCGCTGTCTGGAACGTGGTGGCGGCGCCGCCCTATGCGCTGCAGTTGCACACTTGGTGCTTTCCGGTGACGGGCTGCATTGGCTACCGGGGCTACTTCAGCGAAGCCGATGCCCAGGCCGAGGGCGCACGCCTGGCTGCGCAGGGGCTCGAGGTCGAGGTGTATGGCGTGCCTGCCTATTCCACCCTGGGTTACATGAACTGGGCCGGTGGCGACCCGCTGCTGAGCACCTTCATCGGCTGGCCCGAGGGCGACTTCGTGCGCCTGTTGTTCCACGAGCTGGCACACCAGGTGGTGTATGCCAGCGGCGACACGCTGTTCAACGAATCTTTTGCCACGGCTGTGGAGCGCCTGGGCAGCGCCCAATGGCTCGCCACACAGGCCACGCCCCAGGCCCGCGAGGCCTTTGCCGCCAGCCAAGCGCGGCGCAACCAGTTCCGCGCCCTGACGCGGACGACACGCGCACGTCTGCTCGAAATATACACATCAAATCAGTCTCAAACGCTTGATGAGAAAGCGCTATCAGCTATGAAAACAGAAGCGATGGATGCGTTCCGCAGGGACTATGCCGCACTGCGCAGCCACTGGCACGCCCCCCCTGCACAACAGGCCGGCTACGACCGATGGGTAGAGCACGCCAACAACGCCAGCTTTGCTGCGCAGGCCGCCTATGACGAATGGGTTCCAGCCTTCGAAGCGCTGTTTGAACAGTCGGGACGGCGCTGGCAACCGTTCTATGATGCAGTCAAAGAACTGACTGCATTGGCGCAGCCGGTGCGCGCCGAGCGTCTGCGTGCCCTGTTACCTGTCAACGCCAGCCCCCATTGAGGAGACGCAACATGTCCATGATCCACATCCACCGCCACCACCACCTGGGCATGCCCGAGGCCCGCAAAATCGCCTTCCTATGGGCCGAACAAGCCGAGGAAAAATTCGACATGGAATGCGCCTACGAAGAAGGCGACACCCAGGACACCGTGTATTTCACCCGTGCCGGCATCAAGGGCACCTTGCAGGTGCTGGGCGACCAGTTTGAGTTCAAGGCCGAGCTGGGTTTTCTGGTCAGCGCTTTCAAGGCCCGCATCGAGACCGAGATTGCCGAGCAGCTCGACACGCTGCTGCACCCGCCCAAGGTCGGCAAGAAAAAGAAACCAGCGGCGCCCAAGGCCTGAGGGCCGGGCAACACCCGCCTGTGCGCACGCAAAAAAGCCCTCGAAAGAGGGCTTTTTTGCGTGCGGCGATCCGCGCGTTGCGAGCGGTCAGCCGCCCTTTTTCGAGCGCTTGCCCGGGTTCTTTTTGCTGCGTGTGGCCACGCCGCGCTCCAGGCTCACGCGCTGGCCACGACCGCTGGTGGGCAGGCTCATGCCTGGCAGCGGCTTGGGCTGGGGGGTGAATTTACGGTCTGCTTCGGTAACGATCTTGTTGCCCATGGCGAAGTCTCTGTCAATGGTTGGAAAACCCATATTAGGCCATAGGCGCGGGGCAAGGCCTCCAAAGGCCCTGCCCGGGCCCTGGCCAGCGATCAGCTCAGTGACTGGATGAGGTCGATGTACTGCTGCTTGGCGGCGTCCAGTTCGGTGCCCTTGAGCTTGCTCCAGGCGTCCCACTTGGCACGGCCCACCATGTCGGAAAAACTGGGCTTCTTCTCGGTGTTGTCACCTGCGGTGCCTTGCTTGTACAGCGCATAGATGCTGAGCAGCGTGGCGTTGTCTGGGCGCTCGCTGAGGTTCTTGGATTGGGCTACGGCAGCTTCGAAAGCGGCGTTGAGATCAGCCATGGTCAGATGCTCCTGGGTTCAGGGGGTGGGAAAAAACGGGGGAGCCAACCCCCTGCAACGATGTATCTTACGGCTACGCTGCGGCCACAATGGCGAAAATCCATAGACGCCCGCCTCCAATGACAACCCTCAGGACCTTCCGCACATGGTGACCCGCATCCCTTCACGCGCCGCCGCAGGCACGCCCGCCGCCCCCACGGATCAGCCCAGCGCCAGCAACGTCGCACGCGACGCCGCCCTGGCCATGCAAAAAACCGTGCGCCGCGCCGCCAGCGGCATGCTGGGCCTGTCGGGCGAGCGCATGAGCAAAGTCGATACCGCCTGGCTGCGCATGGATTCGGACAGCAACCTGATGATGATCAACGGCGTGTGGACCGTCGCGCCCGGCATTTCGCTCCAGGCCCTGCAAGAGCGGGTGCAGCAGCGCCTGCTGCAGTACCCGCGCTTTCGCCAGCGCGTGGTCGAGGACGCCGCAGGCGCCACCTGGGTCGAGGACCAGCGCTTTGACATCGACGCCCACGTGCAGCGCATCACACTGCCCCGGCGCCGGGGGGGCAGCCAGCAGGCAGCGCTGCAAAATTTTGTGGGCGACCTGGCCATGAAACCGCTCGACCCCCGGCGCCCGCTGTGGCACTTTTATCTGGTGGAAGATTTCGTGGGCGACGATGGCCTGCCGGGCAGCGCCCTGGTGGTGCGCCTGCACCACTGCATTGCCGATGGCATTGCCCTCATCTCGGTCACCATGTCGCTGGTGGACGGGGGTACAGAGCCCCCCAAACGCCGCAAAAAGACCGCAGCCAACGCCGAGGCCTGGATTGCAGACACGCTGATCAAGCCCTTCACGGGCATGACCGTGAAAGCGCTCGACCTGGTGGGCGAGAGCGCCGCCAAATCGCTGCACATGCTGCTCGACCCCGAAAAGGCCGTGCAGCACGGCCTGGCCGGTTCGATGGACGCGGCCCGCCTGGGCTACCAGCTCCTCAGTGATGCGGCCGCACTGGCCCTCATGCCCGATGACTCCCCCACGCTGCTCAAGGGCATGCCCGGCAACGCCAAGCGCGTGGCCTGGTGCCCGCCGCTGCCGCTCGACGAGGTCAAGGCCATCGGCAAGGCGCTGAACTGTTCGGTCAACGACGTGTTGCTGTCCTGCGTGGCCGGCGCCATCGGCAGCTACCTGCGCCGCCACGGCGACGACACCGCGGGCAAAGAAATCCGCGCCATGATCCCGGTGA is part of the Simplicispira sp. 125 genome and encodes:
- a CDS encoding EamA family transporter — translated: MTSIFNMQAASRRGMALAVALLLVYVVWGTTYFAMGIALETMPPLLMNAARFLCAGGVMLLVALAQGHTLPTRAQWRSSAVVGGLMVFLAMNCIGFAQKMGIGSGLMATVVTTMPMWLALWTHWGGEKVPATSWAGLALGVVGALLLALEGDFSTSGWGALLAFGAPLCWSLGSYASRRLSLPPPAMASAAQWLVGGAMGLVVALWFEPVQQLAHVSARSWMAWVYLLAMGTLVALNAYLWLLQNTSAAVAGSYSFVNPAVALLVGVALGGERLTGWVFAALPLIGAALAFILYGGALGQWLLRTRAGLSVGKAHS
- a CDS encoding class I SAM-dependent methyltransferase: MPHLLHNLEERLHRLPVRLALELPGGQRLGSQDADVRLRFADRLTLAALAGGQVGDVGAAIVEGRVEMEGSMRALMAAAAGLVVHDPAHDHTGWWTRAMARARSLVVHTVVRDTRYVRFHYDLSDDFFALWLDPLRVYSCAYYRTPDLTLAQAQEAKLDHICRKLRLRPGDRLLDVGAGWGGLLLWAAEHYGADATGITLSRNQHAHAQRRIAECGLQSRVRMQLCDFRQMEDLEPFDRIASVGMFEHVGRAQMPRYFGTLHGLLRPGGLLLNHGITAAGVDNTELGAGMGDFIEEYIFPGGELLHVSTVLHDLARSGLEMVDTENLRPHYARTLWAWSDALEAVLPRAQQVLEAQAGPVEAAQALRAYRLYLAGSALGFERGWISLHQILAARPDGGAQAGALPGAQSAYPFTRDYMYSKEVPCSTNSNPAPRPI
- a CDS encoding Lrp/AsnC family transcriptional regulator translates to MTQANIQIDDVDSRIISALAADGRRSYADIGAEVGLSTAAVHERVKKMLEKGVIRRFSISVDPDRVGLNFTAFVAIRNDGGIHCRDVAPRLLAMPQVEELHSVAGEYDFLAKIRTTHARALEDVIYQIKAIQGVARTTSTVVLNTEFEDRPLDLGWLAKPTEP
- the arsC gene encoding arsenate reductase (glutaredoxin) (This arsenate reductase requires both glutathione and glutaredoxin to convert arsenate to arsenite, after which the efflux transporter formed by ArsA and ArsB can extrude the arsenite from the cell, providing resistance.), with product MSTITIYHNPRCSNSRSALALIRSHGIEPEVIEYLRHPPSRETLLALVAASGGPVIDLVRSKEAAFTELHLDQPGVTDAQLIEAMLQHPVLINRPIVVSPRGTRLCRPPEQVLDLLPPATPGA
- a CDS encoding ABC transporter ATP-binding protein — encoded protein: MDSKNIVLNVNGIEVIYNHVILVLKGVSLQVPEGSIVAILGGNGAGKTTTLRAISNLLKGERGEVTKGNIDLRGERIENLSPADLVKRGVVQVMEGRHCFAHLTIEENLLTGSYTRSSKAEIAANLEKVYNYFPRLKTRRTSQAAYTSGGEQQMCAIGRALMTNPSMVLLDEPSMGLAPQIVEEVFNIVKDLNTKEKVTFLLAEQNTNMALKYSDYGYIMESGRIVMDGVSSDLANNEDVKEFYLGVGGGERKSFKDVKSYKRRKRWLA
- a CDS encoding DUF1840 domain-containing protein; amino-acid sequence: MLYKFKSRATADLILLEPHGRRLLQAMGREPARQGIVTAAQIPSAIAALEAAVAADERRRAEAAQADEAKETESGDAEQDTVTLRQRAAPFIDMLRRSAAEGQDVVWGA
- a CDS encoding AMP-binding protein — its product is MTSFYDALETRTPAEREAAHMAALPVQVAHARAHSPAFAAILADVDPTLVTSRAALARLPVTRKHELLERQQAERSHNVFGGFATVGFGAAMPRVFASPGPIYEPEGTRRDYWRMARALNAAGFKAGELIHNCFSYHFVPAGSMMESGAHALGCTVFPGGTGQTEQQVQAMADLRPAGYIGTPSFLKLIVEKALDMQVPLPSITKALLSAEAFPPSLRDWFAERGITGYQCYGTADLGLIAYETAAREGLVMDENVIVEIVRPGTGDPVPEGEVGELVITTLNTDYPLIRFGTGDLSAILPGTCPTGRTNTRIKGWMGRADQTTKVRGLFVHPGQVALITSRFPQVLRARLVVRGEMANDQMVLQVETTETTGGLAPRLQDAIREVTKLRGEVELVAPGTLPNDGKVIEDARSYR
- a CDS encoding ABC transporter substrate-binding protein, with the protein product MKLSKIVIAATVVVAGAASLSTSALAQAKEQFFPLLSYRTGPYAPNGTPWANGKQDYLKMINARDGGINGVKLTFEECETGYATDRGVECYERLKSKPGVALFDPQATGITFALTEKAPVDKIPLMTLGYGLSVAQDGMAFKWNFPLMGSYWTGADILIQHIGKGLGGMDKLKGKKIALVYHDSPFGKEPIPLLQERSKMHGFELQMLPVTAPGVEQKATWLQVRQSRPDYVLLWGWGVMNSTALKEAQATGFPREKMYGVWWAGAEPDVRDVGEGAKGYHALALNGSGTQPKVIQDILKNVHDKGQGTGPKDEVGSVLYTRGVIIQMLGVEGVRRAQERFGKGKVMTGEQVRWGLENLALDQKKLDAMGFNGVMRPLSTSCADHMGSTWARVQTWDGKKWDIGADWYQADEQILKPMVKAGSEKYMSDKKLTRRDTADCQS
- a CDS encoding branched-chain amino acid ABC transporter permease, which translates into the protein MFYRENGQFKTSYRADQQIFPIAQDRIALALLLAVAFLVVPMLASDYFYRAILIPLVIMSMAALGVNILVGYCGQISLGSGAFMAVGAYGAFNFFVRFPGMPLIPALILGGLCATFFGILFGLPSLRVKGLYLAVATLAAQFFSDWMFLRIKWFTNNSDSGSVSVNNLQVLGMSIDSAVSKYLFCLTLLVIVALLAKNLVRGAIGREWMAIRDMDVAAAVIGIRPMYAKLSAFAVSSFIIGMAGALWAFVHLSAWEPAAFSVEISFRLLFMVIIGGMGSIMGAFFGATFIVVLPIFLNQFLPALAGLFGFEISTAAVSHAELMIFGALIVWFLIVEPHGLAKLWSIGKQKLRLWPFPH